The following are from one region of the Thermoplasmata archaeon genome:
- a CDS encoding HAD-IA family hydrolase translates to MVALRAILFDVDGTLLDTRDAWVAAFDAGLAAVGSHAMAGREGARWIGTPIETIYTERCGLSGDTLRDAVREFQRSEADSLRLGVRAYPGIPEMVASLRRWSLGTLTNKRTDTTREALRLAGFLDAFVLVLGGDSVRRKKPAPDPVLQAAASLRVPVAACAVVGDTENDVRAGREAGAVTVGVTWGYGSRARLEEAGVGYLIETPAALPPLVRALTPSTGT, encoded by the coding sequence GTGGTCGCCCTCCGCGCGATCCTCTTCGACGTCGACGGTACCCTCCTCGACACCCGGGACGCCTGGGTCGCCGCCTTCGACGCCGGTCTCGCGGCCGTCGGGTCGCACGCCATGGCGGGTCGCGAGGGCGCGCGTTGGATCGGGACGCCGATCGAGACGATCTACACGGAGCGGTGCGGGCTCTCGGGGGACACCCTGCGGGACGCCGTCCGGGAGTTCCAGCGGAGCGAGGCGGACTCCCTTCGGCTTGGGGTCCGGGCCTATCCCGGGATCCCGGAGATGGTCGCCTCCCTGCGGCGCTGGTCGTTGGGGACCCTCACGAACAAACGCACGGATACGACCCGCGAGGCCCTGCGTCTGGCCGGGTTCCTCGACGCGTTCGTCCTCGTCCTCGGCGGGGACTCCGTGCGGCGCAAGAAGCCCGCCCCCGATCCCGTCCTCCAAGCCGCCGCGTCGCTCCGGGTGCCCGTCGCCGCCTGCGCGGTCGTCGGCGACACGGAGAACGACGTGCGGGCCGGGCGTGAGGCGGGCGCGGTGACGGTCGGGGTCACGTGGGGCTACGGGTCCCGGGCGCGCCTTGAGGAGGCCGGGGTGGGCTATCTCATCGAGACGCCGGCCGCCCTCCCGCCGCTCGTGCGGGCGCTCACGCCCAGTACGGGGACTTGA
- a CDS encoding ATPase domain-containing protein: MDPELPLFRSYVEGLDRSLGGGIPKGSTILVAGTPGTMKTSLILWMMHENARLNGTRSLYVSLEQAADGLRAGAARMGMKQLDESHVYILDLGQLRRGMERSEASKDWITILLELVKEAVNSTHYEVLALDSLDALYALTEMKNPRREMFHFLTGLKDLELTTFVITETPFGAQRLAQWGEDFLADGILQLRQVEVGETDVQLRLRCVKMRWMNHDHTALALNHDGEKFFVTHILSKKK, from the coding sequence ATGGATCCCGAGCTGCCCCTTTTTCGCTCCTATGTCGAAGGTCTCGACCGGTCTCTGGGCGGCGGGATCCCCAAAGGGAGCACGATCCTCGTCGCGGGCACGCCCGGGACGATGAAGACCTCCCTGATCCTGTGGATGATGCACGAGAACGCCCGCCTGAACGGCACGCGGTCCCTGTACGTGAGCCTCGAGCAGGCGGCGGACGGCCTCCGCGCGGGAGCCGCCCGGATGGGCATGAAGCAGCTCGACGAGTCGCACGTGTACATCCTAGACCTGGGACAGCTGCGGCGGGGGATGGAACGGTCCGAGGCCTCGAAGGATTGGATCACGATCCTCCTGGAGCTCGTCAAGGAGGCCGTGAACTCGACCCACTACGAGGTCCTGGCCCTCGACAGCCTGGACGCGCTCTACGCGTTGACGGAGATGAAGAACCCGCGGCGGGAGATGTTCCACTTCCTGACCGGGCTCAAGGACCTCGAACTCACGACCTTCGTGATCACGGAGACCCCGTTCGGCGCCCAGCGACTCGCCCAGTGGGGGGAGGACTTCCTGGCCGACGGGATCCTCCAGCTGCGGCAGGTCGAGGTCGGGGAGACCGACGTCCAGCTGCGCCTTCGGTGCGTCAAGATGCGCTGGATGAACCACGATCACACCGCGCTCGCCCTAAACCACGACGGCGAGAAGTTCTTCGTGACCCACATCCTCTCCAAGAAGAAGTGA
- the sepF gene encoding cell division protein SepF: MAFIKKPFKRLAEGGSAAEADTYIDLGELTFESEGGALGEPVEHLVKVAEIYRYEDVADLTTHVYNGNILLIDYTSMASDELALKRITAELKSAIRDCGGDVAVVGKNIMMATPAGIKIDRAKIKGNF; encoded by the coding sequence ATGGCCTTCATCAAGAAGCCGTTCAAACGCCTCGCTGAAGGAGGCTCCGCCGCGGAGGCCGACACGTACATCGACCTGGGGGAGTTGACCTTCGAGAGCGAGGGTGGAGCGCTCGGAGAACCCGTCGAACATCTGGTCAAGGTCGCGGAAATCTACCGCTACGAGGACGTGGCGGATCTCACGACCCACGTGTACAACGGGAACATCCTGTTGATTGACTACACGAGCATGGCTAGCGACGAGCTCGCCCTGAAGCGCATCACGGCGGAACTCAAGAGCGCGATCCGGGACTGCGGCGGAGACGTCGCCGTCGTCGGCAAGAACATCATGATGGCCACGCCCGCGGGCATCAAGATCGACCGGGCGAAGATCAAGGGCAACTTCTGA
- a CDS encoding zinc-ribbon domain-containing protein: MSAPLLCTRCGYSNQPGYQFCSNCGAPLGAPRAMPGAAPAPVYAVGPGYPSPGYYPSPVDYERTKQVDRTKTGVLLLLIGTLLSWIPFGISIIGYLMLFIGAILVILGRKAFGEPHPRNVLFSIVLFIVGCVVFLGVVIVAAISSIAGTLGPGGTVTITPSFEAASFSATLLGLIVFAIVVGIAEVLFTYALQIQTGRLLLWAAYGASIVLAILVYLIAAPVAATVVTSADYDAVVALASGYQLLNVIPVALFAAADYLAWSRINRGEIPKAAGPGVPPMPSPYAGMPPQAPPTGPAPPLNPQ; this comes from the coding sequence GTGTCCGCCCCCCTGCTCTGCACGCGCTGCGGCTACTCGAACCAGCCCGGCTACCAATTCTGCTCGAACTGCGGCGCTCCGCTCGGGGCTCCCCGGGCCATGCCGGGGGCGGCGCCCGCGCCGGTGTACGCGGTCGGACCCGGTTATCCCTCGCCGGGATACTACCCATCCCCGGTGGACTACGAGCGGACGAAGCAGGTGGACCGCACGAAGACGGGGGTCCTGCTTCTCCTGATCGGCACGCTCCTCTCCTGGATTCCGTTCGGCATCTCGATCATCGGGTACCTCATGCTCTTCATCGGCGCCATCCTCGTGATCCTGGGGCGCAAGGCGTTCGGTGAGCCCCACCCGAGGAACGTCCTGTTCTCCATCGTCCTGTTCATCGTCGGCTGCGTCGTCTTCCTCGGCGTCGTGATCGTCGCCGCGATCTCGAGCATCGCGGGCACCCTGGGTCCCGGGGGCACCGTGACGATCACGCCCTCCTTCGAGGCCGCGTCGTTCTCCGCCACACTGCTCGGGCTCATCGTCTTCGCGATCGTCGTCGGCATTGCCGAAGTCCTGTTCACGTACGCCCTCCAGATCCAGACGGGTCGGCTCCTCCTGTGGGCCGCGTACGGCGCGAGCATCGTCCTGGCGATCCTGGTCTATCTCATCGCGGCCCCGGTCGCGGCCACCGTGGTGACGAGCGCGGACTACGACGCGGTCGTGGCCTTGGCTTCGGGCTACCAGCTGCTCAACGTGATCCCGGTCGCCCTGTTCGCGGCGGCGGACTACCTGGCCTGGTCCCGAATCAACCGGGGCGAGATCCCGAAGGCCGCCGGCCCGGGCGTGCCGCCCATGCCGTCGCCGTACGCGGGCATGCCTCCCCAGGCGCCCCCGACGGGCCCCGCACCTCCGCTGAATCCCCAGTGA
- a CDS encoding DUF6015 family protein: protein MSVKAKPERGPAGTITVDDLTRAIKNSIDRTGMKEEEARAMATHVLNFFGYSERIIDNVLEPEDRDAFYMLEDSGILTTEREETTLYDGREWRIHYWMFRKERIYDLAEAQRAKEEAAAGQTVYDDVPEDFWATRREKPAEPPK, encoded by the coding sequence ATGTCTGTGAAGGCGAAGCCTGAGCGGGGGCCAGCGGGCACGATCACCGTGGATGATCTCACCCGCGCGATCAAGAACTCGATCGACCGCACGGGGATGAAGGAGGAGGAGGCCCGCGCCATGGCCACCCACGTCCTCAACTTCTTCGGGTATTCCGAGCGGATCATCGACAACGTCCTCGAACCGGAGGACCGGGACGCGTTCTACATGCTCGAGGACTCGGGCATCCTCACAACCGAGCGGGAGGAGACCACCCTCTACGATGGCCGAGAGTGGCGCATCCACTACTGGATGTTCCGCAAGGAGCGCATCTACGACCTCGCGGAGGCCCAGCGCGCGAAGGAAGAGGCCGCGGCGGGGCAGACCGTGTACGACGACGTGCCCGAGGACTTCTGGGCGACCCGCCGCGAGAAGCCGGCCGAGCCCCCCAAGTAA
- a CDS encoding FAD-dependent oxidoreductase, which yields MVYDVVVVGGGPAGLTAGIYARTRSLSTLILEAQGMGGQLTWLYPTKSVYDYPSYIAIEGGELGELFTMHARESGAEMVAGEVVDLKRDGQVFRLTTRQGAGYEARAVILALGMGLFEPKRLDIPGEAEFEGKGVTYQVQDRHEFRGRRVLIVGGGDSALEYALEIVASAKGVTVVHRRGEFRAMEKNVEALRKVPVEVMFNAELTSIEGDGRVERAVIYDNRTLKKTVLEIDSVLINIGFEPRVTPLPRWGIALEGEQLIKVKADMSTSVPGVYACGDIVSYPGKDKRIVTACGEAVTAVMSVYKYLKSPYWA from the coding sequence ATGGTCTACGACGTGGTCGTCGTAGGGGGAGGCCCTGCCGGACTCACCGCCGGGATTTACGCGAGGACCCGGAGCCTGTCCACCCTGATCCTGGAGGCCCAGGGGATGGGGGGCCAGCTCACCTGGCTCTACCCGACCAAGTCCGTGTACGACTATCCGAGCTACATCGCGATCGAGGGCGGGGAGCTCGGCGAACTGTTCACGATGCACGCCCGCGAGAGCGGCGCCGAGATGGTCGCCGGGGAGGTCGTGGACCTCAAGCGGGACGGCCAGGTCTTCCGGCTCACGACCCGCCAGGGCGCGGGGTACGAGGCGCGGGCGGTCATCCTCGCGCTGGGCATGGGGCTGTTCGAGCCCAAGCGCTTGGACATCCCCGGCGAGGCGGAGTTCGAGGGCAAGGGCGTCACGTACCAGGTCCAGGACCGCCACGAGTTCCGGGGGCGGCGCGTCCTGATCGTCGGCGGCGGGGACAGCGCGCTCGAGTACGCCCTCGAGATCGTCGCGTCGGCGAAGGGGGTCACCGTGGTCCACCGCCGGGGCGAGTTCCGCGCGATGGAGAAGAACGTGGAGGCACTCCGCAAGGTCCCCGTCGAGGTCATGTTCAACGCGGAGCTCACGTCCATCGAGGGCGACGGCCGGGTGGAGCGAGCGGTCATCTACGACAACCGGACCCTGAAGAAGACGGTCCTCGAAATCGACTCCGTGCTGATCAACATCGGCTTCGAGCCGAGGGTCACGCCCCTCCCGAGGTGGGGAATCGCCCTCGAGGGCGAGCAGCTCATCAAGGTGAAGGCGGACATGTCCACCTCCGTCCCGGGCGTGTACGCCTGCGGCGACATCGTCTCGTACCCGGGGAAGGACAAGCGAATCGTCACGGCGTGCGGGGAGGCCGTGACCGCGGTCATGTCCGTCTACAAGTACCTCAAGTCCCCGTACTGGGCGTGA
- a CDS encoding ATPase domain-containing protein: MMQDGDGPGADSVGAPERGSAAPEGGTESEIRSLRDEVRRLREQVAALAARTKDEDVRIPTYVRGLDDALQGGVPRGHVIGIVGPGGSMKTSLALYTLIRNRAAGARGVFVTIEESRDSIVQTMRRLGLGDAEDFVVDISRLRLDYAGAEEIRDWVRVLEDYLSRRRERDPLGIVVIDSLDALAALTHIEDVRRELFHLFHFLRGLGATSFVIGEQDPVRPGVDHDVAFLADGVLELRFSGVGEGKVQLLVRIAKMRHTNHSRDYFVLDYGPEGFVARPYQVARPRRWGRRV, encoded by the coding sequence ATGATGCAGGACGGGGACGGGCCGGGCGCGGACAGCGTGGGGGCTCCGGAGCGGGGGAGCGCCGCGCCCGAGGGCGGCACGGAGTCCGAGATCCGCAGCCTGCGGGATGAGGTGCGCCGTCTCCGGGAACAGGTCGCGGCCCTCGCGGCCCGCACGAAGGACGAGGACGTGCGAATCCCGACCTACGTCCGGGGGCTCGACGACGCCCTGCAGGGCGGCGTGCCGCGCGGCCACGTCATCGGCATCGTCGGACCCGGAGGCTCGATGAAGACCTCCTTGGCCCTCTACACCCTGATCCGGAACCGCGCCGCGGGGGCCCGCGGCGTGTTCGTCACCATCGAGGAGAGCCGCGACTCCATCGTTCAGACCATGCGACGCCTCGGCCTCGGGGACGCGGAGGACTTCGTCGTGGACATCAGCCGCCTCCGGCTCGACTACGCGGGCGCGGAGGAGATCCGCGACTGGGTCCGGGTCCTGGAGGACTACCTGAGCCGGCGTCGGGAGCGCGATCCCCTCGGCATCGTGGTGATCGATTCCTTGGACGCCCTGGCCGCGCTCACGCACATCGAGGACGTCCGACGGGAGCTCTTCCACCTGTTCCACTTCCTGCGAGGGCTCGGAGCCACGTCCTTCGTAATCGGGGAGCAGGACCCGGTCCGACCCGGGGTGGATCACGACGTCGCCTTCCTGGCGGACGGCGTTCTCGAGCTGCGCTTCAGCGGCGTGGGCGAAGGCAAGGTCCAGCTCCTGGTCCGCATCGCGAAGATGCGGCACACAAACCACTCGCGAGACTACTTCGTGCTCGACTACGGCCCAGAAGGGTTCGTCGCGCGGCCCTACCAGGTGGCGAGGCCGCGCCGATGGGGACGGCGGGTCTGA
- a CDS encoding PUA domain-containing protein, translating to MPLRVRRRTRLRRREVEAWFRRLSEEFGMAMPSGEVAIDEAEAGELRVLLREDEAIALILGEAIAPTVRGLLAFPAEKRHVTVDMGAVPFVYNGADVMAPGIVDADLGIREGDYVWVRDEKNRRPLAVGRAIMDGPTMVREERGKAVETVHHVGDDLWRLGEEEP from the coding sequence GTGCCCCTCCGGGTCCGCCGCCGCACCCGACTCCGCCGCCGGGAGGTGGAGGCCTGGTTCCGCCGGCTTTCCGAGGAGTTCGGCATGGCGATGCCCTCCGGGGAGGTCGCCATCGACGAGGCGGAGGCGGGCGAGCTGCGGGTTCTCCTCCGGGAGGACGAGGCGATTGCCCTGATCCTCGGTGAGGCCATCGCGCCGACCGTGCGGGGCCTGCTCGCCTTCCCGGCGGAGAAGCGGCACGTGACCGTGGACATGGGGGCGGTCCCGTTCGTCTACAACGGCGCGGACGTCATGGCCCCCGGGATCGTGGACGCCGACTTGGGCATCCGGGAAGGCGACTACGTCTGGGTGCGCGACGAGAAGAACCGCCGTCCCCTGGCCGTGGGCCGCGCGATCATGGACGGCCCGACCATGGTCCGGGAGGAACGCGGCAAGGCCGTCGAGACGGTCCACCATGTGGGGGACGATCTGTGGCGGCTGGGAGAGGAGGAGCCCTGA
- a CDS encoding DUF61 family protein has product MVSPGAVDRWIALELGRMNAGLVVERKTLATLLAEPQPVCRTREGDPHPFDPAALRRLADVLTREETESLRLPITVLATGDLEDSAYVSEELAAKTLRAVEGFGPAFPYRGGRMYLPHSLAVDLVRHSGGTLQLAFG; this is encoded by the coding sequence ATGGTATCGCCGGGCGCCGTGGACCGATGGATTGCCCTAGAACTCGGCCGGATGAACGCCGGGCTCGTCGTGGAGCGGAAGACGCTCGCGACGCTCCTCGCGGAGCCTCAACCGGTCTGCCGGACCCGCGAGGGCGATCCCCACCCCTTCGATCCGGCGGCCTTGCGGCGCCTCGCCGACGTGCTGACTCGGGAGGAGACGGAGAGCCTGCGCCTGCCCATCACGGTCCTCGCGACGGGGGACTTGGAGGATTCGGCCTACGTCTCCGAGGAGCTGGCGGCGAAGACCCTGCGCGCGGTGGAGGGATTCGGCCCCGCATTCCCGTACCGAGGCGGGCGGATGTACCTGCCCCACTCCCTCGCGGTGGATCTCGTGCGTCACAGCGGCGGCACGTTGCAGCTCGCGTTCGGTTGA